In a genomic window of Labeo rohita strain BAU-BD-2019 chromosome 20, IGBB_LRoh.1.0, whole genome shotgun sequence:
- the prg4b gene encoding proteoglycan 4b isoform X10, with the protein MATYLPLLLLFAYTSTGSSDPNSCTGRCGEGYYKGNVCQCDNECMSLNECCTDFKELCTTKDSCKGRCGEPFHRAHTCHCDFDCVSYNQCCPDYENMCLVEETSSEDMTDGEEFGEAEEVAIPKDEDESEGLDASSMLPTDENPTEGPSSTAPTEGAASTAPTEGPSSTAPTEGAASTAPTEGPTTTASTEDPSSTAPTEGPSSVGPTEDPFNAAPTDGPSGAGPTEDPFNAAPRDGPSSAGPTEDPFNAAPRDGPSSAGPTEDPSSTAPTEGPTTAASTEDPLSSAPTEGPSSAGPTEDPSSTAPTEGPTTASSTEGPLSSVPTEGPSSAGPTEDPSSTAPTEGPTTAASTEDPSSTAPTEGPSSVATPVPKKTLSTPAPTKKPRKPKRPTRPSKDKNDKPNSKESLKDPSSVAPIIPEENPLEPSFDKNGIKDYQADDYDTNLCSGRPVSGLTTLRNGTTVVFRGHYFWTLDKHRNPDPPQLITKVWGIPSPIDTVYTRCNCLGKTYFFKGKNYWRFENGVMDPGFPKPITQGFGQIDHITAALSIPEYRSRKESVIFFRRGGRAQKYTYQVTPSCGRKPRISLLTVRRRARRQAAAALGQVITISRTWKGFPTVVTSAVSVPSRVKEGYKYYVFSQNKYYSIKMEREKPAILKPAQGPKENAATSFFKCPATQKN; encoded by the exons ATGGCCACATATCTGCCCTTACTGCTGCTGTTTGCATATACCTCCACAGGCTCTTCAGATCCAA ATAGCTGTACCGGTCGTTGTGGTGAAGGCTACTACAAAGGAAATGTGTGCCAGTGTGACAACGAGTGTATGAGCTTGAATGAGTGCTGTACAGACTTTAAAGAGTTGTGTACTACAA AGGACTCATGCAAAGGACGCTGCGGGGAGCCTTTTCATAGAGCCCATACATGTCACTGTGATTTTGATTGTGTCTCATACAATCAATGCTGCCCTGATTATGAGAACATGTGCTTGGTGGAAG aaaCCTCTAGTGAGGACATGACTGATGGTGAAGAGTTTGGAG AGGCAGAAGAGGTAGCTATCCCTAAGGATGAAGATGAGTCTGAAGGCCTTG ATGCCAGCAGCATGCTTCCTACTGATGAGAACCCAACTGAAGGTCCATCAAGCACAGCACCAACTGAAGGTGCAGCAAGCACAGCACCAACTGAAGGTCCATCAAGCACAGCACCAACTGAAGGTGCAGCAAGCACAGCACCAACTGAAGGTCCAACAACCACAGCATCAACAGAAGATCCTTCAAGCACAGCACCAACTGAAG GTCCATCAAGTGTAGGGCCAACAGAAGATCCTTTTAATGCAGCACCAACAGATGGTCCATCAGGTGCAGGGCCAACAGAAGATCCTTTTAATGCAGCACCAAGAGATGGTCCATCAAGTGCAGGGCCAACAGAAGATCCTTTTAATGCAGCACCAAGAGATGGTCCATCAAGTGCAGGGCCAACAGAAGATCCTTCAAGCACAGCACCAACTGAAGGTCCAACAACCGCAGCATCAACAGAAGATCCTTTAAGTTCAGCACCAACTGAAGGTCCATCAAGTGCAGGGCCAACAGAAGATCCTTCAAGCACAGCACCAACTGAAGGTCCAACAACCGCATCATCAACAGAAGGCCCTTTAAGTTCAGTACCAACAGAAGGTCCATCAAGTGCAGGGCCAACAGAAGATCCTTCAAGCACAGCACCAACTGAAGGTCCAACAACCGCAGCATCAACAGAAGATCCTTCAAGCACAGCACCAACTGAAGGTCCATCAAGCGTAGCTACCCCTGTCCCAAAGAAGACACTGTCCACTCCTGCTCCAACAAAAAAACCAAGAAAACCAAAAAGACCCACTCGTCCTAGTAAAGACAAGAACGACAAACCCAATTCAAAGGAATCTCTCAAGGATCCTAGTAGTGTTGCTCCAATCATACCAGAAGAAAATCCTCTTGAACCAAGCTTTGACAAGAATGGCATTAAAGATTATCAAGCTG atgaTTATGACACTAACCTCTGCAGTGGGCGTCCAGTTAGCGGTTTGACTACTCTCAGAAATGGTACCACTGTGGTGTTCAGAG GACATTACTTCTGGACATTGGACAAACATAGAAATCCCGATCCTCCTCAACTAATTACAAAGGTCTGGGGAATCCCATCTCCCATCGACACGGTTTACACCCGCTGCAACTGCCTGGGCAAAACCTACTTCTTCAAG GGAAAGAACTACTGGAGGTTTGAGAATGGTGTGATGGATCCTGGCTTTCCCAAACCCATCACCCAAGGCTTTGGACAGATTGATCACATCACAGCTGCTTTATCTATTCCAGAGTACAGAAGCAGAAAAGAGTCTGTAATCTTCTTCAGGAGAG GTGGGAGGGCACAAAAGTACACATACCAGGTTACTCCAAGTTGTGGGAGAAAGCCAAGAATTTCTCTGTTGACCGTGAGAAGGAGAGCCAGACGACAAGCTG CTGCAGCTCTGGGGCAAGTGATCACCATCTCAAGGACCTGGAAAGGATTTCCGACCGTGGTGACCTCAGCCGTATCTGTACCCTCAAGAGTGAAAGAAGGATACAAGTATTACGTATTCTCTCAAA ACAAATACTACAGCATCAAAATGGAAAGAGAAAAACCTGCCATCCTAAAACCTGCTCAAGGTCCAAAGGAAAACGCAGCAACCAGCTTCTTCAAATGCCCAGCAACCCAGAAAAACTGA
- the prg4b gene encoding proteoglycan 4b isoform X30 — translation MATYLPLLLLFAYTSTGSSDPNSCTGRCGEGYYKGNVCQCDNECMSLNECCTDFKELCTTKDSCKGRCGEPFHRAHTCHCDFDCVSYNQCCPDYENMCLVEETSSEDMTDGEEFGEAEEVAIPKDEDESEGLDASSMLPTDENPTEGPSSTAPTEGAASTAPTEGPSSTAPTEGAASTAPTEGPTTTASTEDPSSTAPTEGPSSVGPTEDPFNAAPTDGPSSAGPTEDPSSTAPTEGPTTASSTEGPLSSVPTEGPSSAGPTEDPSSTAPTEGPTTAASTEDPSSTAPTEGPSSVATPVPKKTLSTPAPTKKPRKPKRPTRPSKDKNDKPNSKESLKDPSSVAPIIPEENPLEPSFDKNGIKDYQADDYDTNLCSGRPVSGLTTLRNGTTVVFRGHYFWTLDKHRNPDPPQLITKVWGIPSPIDTVYTRCNCLGKTYFFKGKNYWRFENGVMDPGFPKPITQGFGQIDHITAALSIPEYRSRKESVIFFRRGGRAQKYTYQVTPSCGRKPRISLLTVRRRARRQAAAALGQVITISRTWKGFPTVVTSAVSVPSRVKEGYKYYVFSQNKYYSIKMEREKPAILKPAQGPKENAATSFFKCPATQKN, via the exons ATGGCCACATATCTGCCCTTACTGCTGCTGTTTGCATATACCTCCACAGGCTCTTCAGATCCAA ATAGCTGTACCGGTCGTTGTGGTGAAGGCTACTACAAAGGAAATGTGTGCCAGTGTGACAACGAGTGTATGAGCTTGAATGAGTGCTGTACAGACTTTAAAGAGTTGTGTACTACAA AGGACTCATGCAAAGGACGCTGCGGGGAGCCTTTTCATAGAGCCCATACATGTCACTGTGATTTTGATTGTGTCTCATACAATCAATGCTGCCCTGATTATGAGAACATGTGCTTGGTGGAAG aaaCCTCTAGTGAGGACATGACTGATGGTGAAGAGTTTGGAG AGGCAGAAGAGGTAGCTATCCCTAAGGATGAAGATGAGTCTGAAGGCCTTG ATGCCAGCAGCATGCTTCCTACTGATGAGAACCCAACTGAAGGTCCATCAAGCACAGCACCAACTGAAGGTGCAGCAAGCACAGCACCAACTGAAGGTCCATCAAGCACAGCACCAACTGAAGGTGCAGCAAGCACAGCACCAACTGAAGGTCCAACAACCACAGCATCAACAGAAGATCCTTCAAGCACAGCACCAACTGAAG GTCCATCAAGTGTAGGGCCAACAGAAGATCCTTTTAATGCAGCACCAACAGATG GTCCATCAAGTGCAGGGCCAACAGAAGATCCTTCAAGCACAGCACCAACTGAAGGTCCAACAACCGCATCATCAACAGAAGGCCCTTTAAGTTCAGTACCAACAGAAGGTCCATCAAGTGCAGGGCCAACAGAAGATCCTTCAAGCACAGCACCAACTGAAGGTCCAACAACCGCAGCATCAACAGAAGATCCTTCAAGCACAGCACCAACTGAAGGTCCATCAAGCGTAGCTACCCCTGTCCCAAAGAAGACACTGTCCACTCCTGCTCCAACAAAAAAACCAAGAAAACCAAAAAGACCCACTCGTCCTAGTAAAGACAAGAACGACAAACCCAATTCAAAGGAATCTCTCAAGGATCCTAGTAGTGTTGCTCCAATCATACCAGAAGAAAATCCTCTTGAACCAAGCTTTGACAAGAATGGCATTAAAGATTATCAAGCTG atgaTTATGACACTAACCTCTGCAGTGGGCGTCCAGTTAGCGGTTTGACTACTCTCAGAAATGGTACCACTGTGGTGTTCAGAG GACATTACTTCTGGACATTGGACAAACATAGAAATCCCGATCCTCCTCAACTAATTACAAAGGTCTGGGGAATCCCATCTCCCATCGACACGGTTTACACCCGCTGCAACTGCCTGGGCAAAACCTACTTCTTCAAG GGAAAGAACTACTGGAGGTTTGAGAATGGTGTGATGGATCCTGGCTTTCCCAAACCCATCACCCAAGGCTTTGGACAGATTGATCACATCACAGCTGCTTTATCTATTCCAGAGTACAGAAGCAGAAAAGAGTCTGTAATCTTCTTCAGGAGAG GTGGGAGGGCACAAAAGTACACATACCAGGTTACTCCAAGTTGTGGGAGAAAGCCAAGAATTTCTCTGTTGACCGTGAGAAGGAGAGCCAGACGACAAGCTG CTGCAGCTCTGGGGCAAGTGATCACCATCTCAAGGACCTGGAAAGGATTTCCGACCGTGGTGACCTCAGCCGTATCTGTACCCTCAAGAGTGAAAGAAGGATACAAGTATTACGTATTCTCTCAAA ACAAATACTACAGCATCAAAATGGAAAGAGAAAAACCTGCCATCCTAAAACCTGCTCAAGGTCCAAAGGAAAACGCAGCAACCAGCTTCTTCAAATGCCCAGCAACCCAGAAAAACTGA
- the prg4b gene encoding proteoglycan 4b isoform X23: MATYLPLLLLFAYTSTGSSDPNSCTGRCGEGYYKGNVCQCDNECMSLNECCTDFKELCTTKDSCKGRCGEPFHRAHTCHCDFDCVSYNQCCPDYENMCLVEETSSEDMTDGEEFGEAEEVAIPKDEDESEGLDASSMLPTDENPTEGPSSTAPTEGAASTAPTEGPSSTAPTEGAASTAPTEGPTTTASTEDPSSTAPTEGPSSTAPTEDPSSTASTEGPASTAPTEDPSSTAPTEGPSSAGPTEDPSSTAPTEGPTTASSTEGPLSSVPTEGPSSAGPTEDPSSTAPTEGPTTAASTEDPSSTAPTEGPSSVATPVPKKTLSTPAPTKKPRKPKRPTRPSKDKNDKPNSKESLKDPSSVAPIIPEENPLEPSFDKNGIKDYQADDYDTNLCSGRPVSGLTTLRNGTTVVFRGHYFWTLDKHRNPDPPQLITKVWGIPSPIDTVYTRCNCLGKTYFFKGKNYWRFENGVMDPGFPKPITQGFGQIDHITAALSIPEYRSRKESVIFFRRGGRAQKYTYQVTPSCGRKPRISLLTVRRRARRQAAAALGQVITISRTWKGFPTVVTSAVSVPSRVKEGYKYYVFSQNKYYSIKMEREKPAILKPAQGPKENAATSFFKCPATQKN; the protein is encoded by the exons ATGGCCACATATCTGCCCTTACTGCTGCTGTTTGCATATACCTCCACAGGCTCTTCAGATCCAA ATAGCTGTACCGGTCGTTGTGGTGAAGGCTACTACAAAGGAAATGTGTGCCAGTGTGACAACGAGTGTATGAGCTTGAATGAGTGCTGTACAGACTTTAAAGAGTTGTGTACTACAA AGGACTCATGCAAAGGACGCTGCGGGGAGCCTTTTCATAGAGCCCATACATGTCACTGTGATTTTGATTGTGTCTCATACAATCAATGCTGCCCTGATTATGAGAACATGTGCTTGGTGGAAG aaaCCTCTAGTGAGGACATGACTGATGGTGAAGAGTTTGGAG AGGCAGAAGAGGTAGCTATCCCTAAGGATGAAGATGAGTCTGAAGGCCTTG ATGCCAGCAGCATGCTTCCTACTGATGAGAACCCAACTGAAGGTCCATCAAGCACAGCACCAACTGAAGGTGCAGCAAGCACAGCACCAACTGAAGGTCCATCAAGCACAGCACCAACTGAAGGTGCAGCAAGCACAGCACCAACTGAAGGTCCAACAACCACAGCATCAACAGAAGATCCTTCAAGCACAGCACCAACTGAAGGTCCATCAAGCACAGCACCAACAGAAGATCCTTCAAGCACAGCATCAACAGAAGGTCCAGCAAGCACAGCACCAACTGAAG ATCCTTCAAGCACAGCACCAACTGAAG GTCCATCAAGTGCAGGGCCAACAGAAGATCCTTCAAGCACAGCACCAACTGAAGGTCCAACAACCGCATCATCAACAGAAGGCCCTTTAAGTTCAGTACCAACAGAAGGTCCATCAAGTGCAGGGCCAACAGAAGATCCTTCAAGCACAGCACCAACTGAAGGTCCAACAACCGCAGCATCAACAGAAGATCCTTCAAGCACAGCACCAACTGAAGGTCCATCAAGCGTAGCTACCCCTGTCCCAAAGAAGACACTGTCCACTCCTGCTCCAACAAAAAAACCAAGAAAACCAAAAAGACCCACTCGTCCTAGTAAAGACAAGAACGACAAACCCAATTCAAAGGAATCTCTCAAGGATCCTAGTAGTGTTGCTCCAATCATACCAGAAGAAAATCCTCTTGAACCAAGCTTTGACAAGAATGGCATTAAAGATTATCAAGCTG atgaTTATGACACTAACCTCTGCAGTGGGCGTCCAGTTAGCGGTTTGACTACTCTCAGAAATGGTACCACTGTGGTGTTCAGAG GACATTACTTCTGGACATTGGACAAACATAGAAATCCCGATCCTCCTCAACTAATTACAAAGGTCTGGGGAATCCCATCTCCCATCGACACGGTTTACACCCGCTGCAACTGCCTGGGCAAAACCTACTTCTTCAAG GGAAAGAACTACTGGAGGTTTGAGAATGGTGTGATGGATCCTGGCTTTCCCAAACCCATCACCCAAGGCTTTGGACAGATTGATCACATCACAGCTGCTTTATCTATTCCAGAGTACAGAAGCAGAAAAGAGTCTGTAATCTTCTTCAGGAGAG GTGGGAGGGCACAAAAGTACACATACCAGGTTACTCCAAGTTGTGGGAGAAAGCCAAGAATTTCTCTGTTGACCGTGAGAAGGAGAGCCAGACGACAAGCTG CTGCAGCTCTGGGGCAAGTGATCACCATCTCAAGGACCTGGAAAGGATTTCCGACCGTGGTGACCTCAGCCGTATCTGTACCCTCAAGAGTGAAAGAAGGATACAAGTATTACGTATTCTCTCAAA ACAAATACTACAGCATCAAAATGGAAAGAGAAAAACCTGCCATCCTAAAACCTGCTCAAGGTCCAAAGGAAAACGCAGCAACCAGCTTCTTCAAATGCCCAGCAACCCAGAAAAACTGA
- the prg4b gene encoding proteoglycan 4b isoform X33 — translation MATYLPLLLLFAYTSTGSSDPNSCTGRCGEGYYKGNVCQCDNECMSLNECCTDFKELCTTKDSCKGRCGEPFHRAHTCHCDFDCVSYNQCCPDYENMCLVEETSSEDMTDGEEFGEAEEVAIPKDEDESEGLDASSMLPTDENPTEGPSSTAPTEGAASTAPTEGPSSTAPTEGAASTAPTEGPTTTASTEDPSSTAPTEGPSSTAPTEDPSSTASTEGPASTAPTEDPSSTAPTEGPSSAGPTEDPSSTAPTEGPTTAASTEDPSSTAPTEGPSSVATPVPKKTLSTPAPTKKPRKPKRPTRPSKDKNDKPNSKESLKDPSSVAPIIPEENPLEPSFDKNGIKDYQADDYDTNLCSGRPVSGLTTLRNGTTVVFRGHYFWTLDKHRNPDPPQLITKVWGIPSPIDTVYTRCNCLGKTYFFKGKNYWRFENGVMDPGFPKPITQGFGQIDHITAALSIPEYRSRKESVIFFRRGGRAQKYTYQVTPSCGRKPRISLLTVRRRARRQAAAALGQVITISRTWKGFPTVVTSAVSVPSRVKEGYKYYVFSQNKYYSIKMEREKPAILKPAQGPKENAATSFFKCPATQKN, via the exons ATGGCCACATATCTGCCCTTACTGCTGCTGTTTGCATATACCTCCACAGGCTCTTCAGATCCAA ATAGCTGTACCGGTCGTTGTGGTGAAGGCTACTACAAAGGAAATGTGTGCCAGTGTGACAACGAGTGTATGAGCTTGAATGAGTGCTGTACAGACTTTAAAGAGTTGTGTACTACAA AGGACTCATGCAAAGGACGCTGCGGGGAGCCTTTTCATAGAGCCCATACATGTCACTGTGATTTTGATTGTGTCTCATACAATCAATGCTGCCCTGATTATGAGAACATGTGCTTGGTGGAAG aaaCCTCTAGTGAGGACATGACTGATGGTGAAGAGTTTGGAG AGGCAGAAGAGGTAGCTATCCCTAAGGATGAAGATGAGTCTGAAGGCCTTG ATGCCAGCAGCATGCTTCCTACTGATGAGAACCCAACTGAAGGTCCATCAAGCACAGCACCAACTGAAGGTGCAGCAAGCACAGCACCAACTGAAGGTCCATCAAGCACAGCACCAACTGAAGGTGCAGCAAGCACAGCACCAACTGAAGGTCCAACAACCACAGCATCAACAGAAGATCCTTCAAGCACAGCACCAACTGAAGGTCCATCAAGCACAGCACCAACAGAAGATCCTTCAAGCACAGCATCAACAGAAGGTCCAGCAAGCACAGCACCAACTGAAG ATCCTTCAAGCACAGCACCAACTGAAG GTCCATCAAGTGCAGGGCCAACAGAAGATCCTTCAAGCACAGCACCAACTGAAGGTCCAACAACCGCAGCATCAACAGAAGATCCTTCAAGCACAGCACCAACTGAAGGTCCATCAAGCGTAGCTACCCCTGTCCCAAAGAAGACACTGTCCACTCCTGCTCCAACAAAAAAACCAAGAAAACCAAAAAGACCCACTCGTCCTAGTAAAGACAAGAACGACAAACCCAATTCAAAGGAATCTCTCAAGGATCCTAGTAGTGTTGCTCCAATCATACCAGAAGAAAATCCTCTTGAACCAAGCTTTGACAAGAATGGCATTAAAGATTATCAAGCTG atgaTTATGACACTAACCTCTGCAGTGGGCGTCCAGTTAGCGGTTTGACTACTCTCAGAAATGGTACCACTGTGGTGTTCAGAG GACATTACTTCTGGACATTGGACAAACATAGAAATCCCGATCCTCCTCAACTAATTACAAAGGTCTGGGGAATCCCATCTCCCATCGACACGGTTTACACCCGCTGCAACTGCCTGGGCAAAACCTACTTCTTCAAG GGAAAGAACTACTGGAGGTTTGAGAATGGTGTGATGGATCCTGGCTTTCCCAAACCCATCACCCAAGGCTTTGGACAGATTGATCACATCACAGCTGCTTTATCTATTCCAGAGTACAGAAGCAGAAAAGAGTCTGTAATCTTCTTCAGGAGAG GTGGGAGGGCACAAAAGTACACATACCAGGTTACTCCAAGTTGTGGGAGAAAGCCAAGAATTTCTCTGTTGACCGTGAGAAGGAGAGCCAGACGACAAGCTG CTGCAGCTCTGGGGCAAGTGATCACCATCTCAAGGACCTGGAAAGGATTTCCGACCGTGGTGACCTCAGCCGTATCTGTACCCTCAAGAGTGAAAGAAGGATACAAGTATTACGTATTCTCTCAAA ACAAATACTACAGCATCAAAATGGAAAGAGAAAAACCTGCCATCCTAAAACCTGCTCAAGGTCCAAAGGAAAACGCAGCAACCAGCTTCTTCAAATGCCCAGCAACCCAGAAAAACTGA
- the prg4b gene encoding proteoglycan 4b isoform X41 → MATYLPLLLLFAYTSTGSSDPNSCTGRCGEGYYKGNVCQCDNECMSLNECCTDFKELCTTKDSCKGRCGEPFHRAHTCHCDFDCVSYNQCCPDYENMCLVEETSSEDMTDGEEFGEAEEVAIPKDEDESEGLDASSMLPTDENPTEGPSSTAPTEGAASTAPTEGPSSTAPTEGAASTAPTEGPTTTASTEDPSSTAPTEGPSSTAPTEDPSSTASTEGPASTAPTEGPTTAASTEDPSSTAPTEGPSSVATPVPKKTLSTPAPTKKPRKPKRPTRPSKDKNDKPNSKESLKDPSSVAPIIPEENPLEPSFDKNGIKDYQADDYDTNLCSGRPVSGLTTLRNGTTVVFRGHYFWTLDKHRNPDPPQLITKVWGIPSPIDTVYTRCNCLGKTYFFKGKNYWRFENGVMDPGFPKPITQGFGQIDHITAALSIPEYRSRKESVIFFRRGGRAQKYTYQVTPSCGRKPRISLLTVRRRARRQAAAALGQVITISRTWKGFPTVVTSAVSVPSRVKEGYKYYVFSQNKYYSIKMEREKPAILKPAQGPKENAATSFFKCPATQKN, encoded by the exons ATGGCCACATATCTGCCCTTACTGCTGCTGTTTGCATATACCTCCACAGGCTCTTCAGATCCAA ATAGCTGTACCGGTCGTTGTGGTGAAGGCTACTACAAAGGAAATGTGTGCCAGTGTGACAACGAGTGTATGAGCTTGAATGAGTGCTGTACAGACTTTAAAGAGTTGTGTACTACAA AGGACTCATGCAAAGGACGCTGCGGGGAGCCTTTTCATAGAGCCCATACATGTCACTGTGATTTTGATTGTGTCTCATACAATCAATGCTGCCCTGATTATGAGAACATGTGCTTGGTGGAAG aaaCCTCTAGTGAGGACATGACTGATGGTGAAGAGTTTGGAG AGGCAGAAGAGGTAGCTATCCCTAAGGATGAAGATGAGTCTGAAGGCCTTG ATGCCAGCAGCATGCTTCCTACTGATGAGAACCCAACTGAAGGTCCATCAAGCACAGCACCAACTGAAGGTGCAGCAAGCACAGCACCAACTGAAGGTCCATCAAGCACAGCACCAACTGAAGGTGCAGCAAGCACAGCACCAACTGAAGGTCCAACAACCACAGCATCAACAGAAGATCCTTCAAGCACAGCACCAACTGAAGGTCCATCAAGCACAGCACCAACAGAAGATCCTTCAAGCACAGCATCAACAGAAGGTCCAGCAAGCACAGCACCAACTGAAG GTCCAACAACCGCAGCATCAACAGAAGATCCTTCAAGCACAGCACCAACTGAAGGTCCATCAAGCGTAGCTACCCCTGTCCCAAAGAAGACACTGTCCACTCCTGCTCCAACAAAAAAACCAAGAAAACCAAAAAGACCCACTCGTCCTAGTAAAGACAAGAACGACAAACCCAATTCAAAGGAATCTCTCAAGGATCCTAGTAGTGTTGCTCCAATCATACCAGAAGAAAATCCTCTTGAACCAAGCTTTGACAAGAATGGCATTAAAGATTATCAAGCTG atgaTTATGACACTAACCTCTGCAGTGGGCGTCCAGTTAGCGGTTTGACTACTCTCAGAAATGGTACCACTGTGGTGTTCAGAG GACATTACTTCTGGACATTGGACAAACATAGAAATCCCGATCCTCCTCAACTAATTACAAAGGTCTGGGGAATCCCATCTCCCATCGACACGGTTTACACCCGCTGCAACTGCCTGGGCAAAACCTACTTCTTCAAG GGAAAGAACTACTGGAGGTTTGAGAATGGTGTGATGGATCCTGGCTTTCCCAAACCCATCACCCAAGGCTTTGGACAGATTGATCACATCACAGCTGCTTTATCTATTCCAGAGTACAGAAGCAGAAAAGAGTCTGTAATCTTCTTCAGGAGAG GTGGGAGGGCACAAAAGTACACATACCAGGTTACTCCAAGTTGTGGGAGAAAGCCAAGAATTTCTCTGTTGACCGTGAGAAGGAGAGCCAGACGACAAGCTG CTGCAGCTCTGGGGCAAGTGATCACCATCTCAAGGACCTGGAAAGGATTTCCGACCGTGGTGACCTCAGCCGTATCTGTACCCTCAAGAGTGAAAGAAGGATACAAGTATTACGTATTCTCTCAAA ACAAATACTACAGCATCAAAATGGAAAGAGAAAAACCTGCCATCCTAAAACCTGCTCAAGGTCCAAAGGAAAACGCAGCAACCAGCTTCTTCAAATGCCCAGCAACCCAGAAAAACTGA